One genomic segment of Canis aureus isolate CA01 chromosome 37, VMU_Caureus_v.1.0, whole genome shotgun sequence includes these proteins:
- the ZSCAN26 gene encoding zinc finger and SCAN domain-containing protein 26 isoform X2, whose amino-acid sequence MLKNPDQAKKQEVLVEEAAAMEAVQEPWVQAEGEVLEPEREKGEETRTENEKMVVETDSCGEVESSRKVSEPLEPRYEDPNLERQQVKLKAKTEYKCSECGKGFIQHSDLIMHEGTHIQGKLYESEVCQTSSPTGHQKIRSREKGHQCHECGKAFQRSSHLVRHQKIHLGEKPYQCKECGKVFSQNAGLLEHLRIHTGEKPYLCIHCGKNFRRSSHLNRHQRVHSQEEPCECKECGKTFSQALFLTHHQRIHSHSRSHHCNECGKAFNLTSDLIRHHRIHTGEKPFKCDICQKAFRLNSHLAQHVRIHNEEKPYQCNECGEAFRQRSGLFQHQRYHHKDSLA is encoded by the exons ATGTTGAAG AACCCAGACCAGGCAAAGAAGCAGGAGGTGCTTGTGGAGGAGGCAGCTGCCATGGAAGCAGTGCAGGAGCCGTGGGTCCAGGCTGAGGGTGAAGTTCTGGAGCCAGAACGAGAGAAGG GTGAGGAGACAAGGACTGAGAATGAGAAGATGGTTGTAGAGACAGACTCTTGTGGAGAAGTGGAATCATCTAGGAAAGTATCTGAACCCTTAGAGCCTCGTTATGAGGACCCTAACTTGGAAAGGCAGCAGGTCAAGCTCAAGGCAAAGACTGAGTATAAATGCTCAGAATGTGGAAAGGGGTTCATCCAGCACTCAGACCTGATTATGCATGAAGGTACACACATACAAGGAAAGCTCTATGAATCTGAGGTGTGTCAGACTTCGAGTCCCACTGGACATCAGAAAATTCGCTCTAGAGAGAAAGGTCATCAGTGTCAcgagtgtgggaaagcctttcAGAGAAGTTCACACCTTGTTAGACACCAGAAAATCCATCTTGGTGAGAAGCCCTATCAGTGCAAAGAGTGTGGAAAGGTCTTTAGCCAGAATGCAGGCCTTTTGGAACACCTCAGGATCCATACTGGAGAGAAGCCTTACCTATGTATCCATTGTGGGAAGAACTTCAGGCGCAGCTCCCACCTCAACCGGCACCAGAGAGTCCATAGTCAGGAGGAGCCCTGTGAGTGCAAGGAGTGTGGAAAAACCTTCAGTCAGGCCCTTTTTCTCACTCACCACCAGCGAATCCATAGCCACTCCAGAAGCCATCACTGTAATGAGTGTGGAAAAGCCTTCAATTTGACCTCAGACCTGATTCGACATCACAggattcacactggagagaagccgTTCAAGTGTGACATATGCCAGAAAGCATTCCGACTGAACTCCCACCTGGCTCAGCATGTGCGGATCCACAATGAAGAAAAACCCTATCAGTGTAACGAATGTGGTGAAGCCTTCAGGCAGAGGTCGGGTCTTTTTCAGCATCAGAGATATCACCATAAAGACAGTCTGGCTTGA
- the NKAPL gene encoding NKAP-like protein, producing the protein MAPVSRSRYSKEAVGSRRWRRRSSGSPPLAQARRSPWGGLVRSYSWGREALRPPWGGSGVGARYPLGRSEFREPPPGPRDYAFSSSSVYYGSGSGYHCHHRHSPRDRQWAEEYQEEEESYRQRRLKERERIGELGAPEVWGLSPKFPELDSDEHTPVEDDRAKAQKTASSESSSEGKRKKASRSKSKKKRKKKSKKKHRKYSNDSDGNSDSDMDSSSDDDKKRAKKAKKKEKKKKHRARKNKKKKKTKKESSDSSFKDSEGELLEDIWIKQSKIADTMDLIGPEAPIIHTSQEEKPLNYGHALLPGEGAAMAEYVKAGKRIPRRGEIGLTSEEIASFECSGYVMSGSRHRRMEAVRLRKENQIYSADEKRALASFNQEERRKRENKILASFREMVYRKTKGKDDK; encoded by the coding sequence ATGGCCCCGGTGTCCCGGTCCCGCTACTCCAAGGAAGCTGTGGGCTCTCGGAGGTGGCGACGCCGCTCGTCGGGGAGCCCGCCTTTGGCGCAGGCCAGACGCTCCCCGTGGGGAGGCCTCGTCCGTTCTTACTCCTGGGGCCGCGAGGCCCTCAGACCTCCGTGGGGAGGGTCGGGCGTTGGCGCCCGTTACCCGCTCGGCCGCTCTGAGTTTCGAGAACCACCGCCGGGGCCCCGCGACTACGCGTTCTCGTCGTCCTCCGTCTATTACGGCAGCGGCAGCGGGTACCACTGCCATCACCGCCACTCCCCGAGGGACCGGCAGTGGGCGGAGGAgtaccaggaggaggaggagagctaTCGTCagaggaggctgaaggagagagaaaggattgGGGAGTTGGGCGCCCCTGAGGTGTGGGGGCTGTCTCCGAAGTTTCCTGAGCTGGATTCTGATGAGCACACCCCCGTGGAGGATGACCGGGCGAAGGCTCAGAAGACCGCCAGTTCAGAATCCAGCTccgagggaaagaggaaaaaggccAGTCGTTCAAAAagcaagaagaagagaaagaaaaagtccaaaaagaaacacaggaaataTTCTAATGATAGTGATGGTAATTCAGACTCCGACATGGATTCTAGCTCTGATGATGATAAAAAGAGAGCCAAAAAAgccaagaagaaggagaagaaaaagaaacacagggcaagaaaaaacaagaaaaagaagaagactaaaaaagaatccagtgacTCAAGCTTTAAAGATTCAGAAGGGGAGTTGCTGGAAGATATTTGGATTAAGCAGTCAAAGATTGCAGATACCATGGATCTGATAGGTCCAGAAGCACCCATAATACACACGTCTCAAGAGGAGAAACCTTTGAACTATGGCCATGCTCTGCTCCCAGGTGAAGGTGCAGCAATGGCTGAGTATGTAAAAGCTGGAAAGCGAATCCCACGAAGAGGTGAAATTGGGCTGACAAGTGAAGAGATTGCTTCATTTGAATGCTCAGGTTATGTTATGAGTGGTAGCAGGCATCGTAGGATGGAGGCTGTGCGACTGCGTAAAGAGAACCAGATCTACAGTGCTGATGAGAAGAGAGCGCTTGCATCCTTTAACCAGGAAGAGAGGcggaagagagagaataagatTCTAGCCAGTTTCCGAGAGATGGTGTACAGGAAGACAAAAGGGAAAGATGACAAGTAA
- the ZSCAN26 gene encoding zinc finger and SCAN domain-containing protein 26 isoform X1 produces the protein MATALVNAHSQAPLNLKKGLWTVKDPCSTWEQVVKLPGDSTGLGQEPLCKQFRQLRYEETTGPREALTWLRELCRRWLRPETRSKEQILELLVLEQFLTILPEKLQAWVREQHPESGDEVVAILEDLERELDKPQQQNPDQAKKQEVLVEEAAAMEAVQEPWVQAEGEVLEPEREKGEETRTENEKMVVETDSCGEVESSRKVSEPLEPRYEDPNLERQQVKLKAKTEYKCSECGKGFIQHSDLIMHEGTHIQGKLYESEVCQTSSPTGHQKIRSREKGHQCHECGKAFQRSSHLVRHQKIHLGEKPYQCKECGKVFSQNAGLLEHLRIHTGEKPYLCIHCGKNFRRSSHLNRHQRVHSQEEPCECKECGKTFSQALFLTHHQRIHSHSRSHHCNECGKAFNLTSDLIRHHRIHTGEKPFKCDICQKAFRLNSHLAQHVRIHNEEKPYQCNECGEAFRQRSGLFQHQRYHHKDSLA, from the exons ATGGCGACTGCACTGGTGAATGCCCATTCCCAGGCTCCTCTGAATCTGAAGAAGGGGCTTTGGACAGTGAAGGATCCCTGCTCTACTTGGGAACAGGTAGTCAAGCTGCCAGGAGATAGCACAGGCCTTGGACAAGAACCGCTGTGCAAACAGTTCAGGCAGTTGCGCTATGAAGAGACCACAGGACCCCGTGAGGCCCTCACCTGGCTCCGGGAGCTGTGTCGACGCTGGCTGCGCCCTGAGACCCGCAGCAAGGAGCAGATTctggagctgctggtgctggAGCAGTTCCTGACCATCCTGCCTGAGAAGCTCCAGGCCTGGGTGCGGGAGCAGCACCCCGAGAGCGGGGACGAGGTGGTGGCCATTCTGGAGGACCTGGAGAGGGAGCTGGACAAGCCCCAACAGCAG AACCCAGACCAGGCAAAGAAGCAGGAGGTGCTTGTGGAGGAGGCAGCTGCCATGGAAGCAGTGCAGGAGCCGTGGGTCCAGGCTGAGGGTGAAGTTCTGGAGCCAGAACGAGAGAAGG GTGAGGAGACAAGGACTGAGAATGAGAAGATGGTTGTAGAGACAGACTCTTGTGGAGAAGTGGAATCATCTAGGAAAGTATCTGAACCCTTAGAGCCTCGTTATGAGGACCCTAACTTGGAAAGGCAGCAGGTCAAGCTCAAGGCAAAGACTGAGTATAAATGCTCAGAATGTGGAAAGGGGTTCATCCAGCACTCAGACCTGATTATGCATGAAGGTACACACATACAAGGAAAGCTCTATGAATCTGAGGTGTGTCAGACTTCGAGTCCCACTGGACATCAGAAAATTCGCTCTAGAGAGAAAGGTCATCAGTGTCAcgagtgtgggaaagcctttcAGAGAAGTTCACACCTTGTTAGACACCAGAAAATCCATCTTGGTGAGAAGCCCTATCAGTGCAAAGAGTGTGGAAAGGTCTTTAGCCAGAATGCAGGCCTTTTGGAACACCTCAGGATCCATACTGGAGAGAAGCCTTACCTATGTATCCATTGTGGGAAGAACTTCAGGCGCAGCTCCCACCTCAACCGGCACCAGAGAGTCCATAGTCAGGAGGAGCCCTGTGAGTGCAAGGAGTGTGGAAAAACCTTCAGTCAGGCCCTTTTTCTCACTCACCACCAGCGAATCCATAGCCACTCCAGAAGCCATCACTGTAATGAGTGTGGAAAAGCCTTCAATTTGACCTCAGACCTGATTCGACATCACAggattcacactggagagaagccgTTCAAGTGTGACATATGCCAGAAAGCATTCCGACTGAACTCCCACCTGGCTCAGCATGTGCGGATCCACAATGAAGAAAAACCCTATCAGTGTAACGAATGTGGTGAAGCCTTCAGGCAGAGGTCGGGTCTTTTTCAGCATCAGAGATATCACCATAAAGACAGTCTGGCTTGA
- the ZSCAN26 gene encoding zinc finger and SCAN domain-containing protein 26 isoform X3, giving the protein MVVETDSCGEVESSRKVSEPLEPRYEDPNLERQQVKLKAKTEYKCSECGKGFIQHSDLIMHEGTHIQGKLYESEVCQTSSPTGHQKIRSREKGHQCHECGKAFQRSSHLVRHQKIHLGEKPYQCKECGKVFSQNAGLLEHLRIHTGEKPYLCIHCGKNFRRSSHLNRHQRVHSQEEPCECKECGKTFSQALFLTHHQRIHSHSRSHHCNECGKAFNLTSDLIRHHRIHTGEKPFKCDICQKAFRLNSHLAQHVRIHNEEKPYQCNECGEAFRQRSGLFQHQRYHHKDSLA; this is encoded by the coding sequence ATGGTTGTAGAGACAGACTCTTGTGGAGAAGTGGAATCATCTAGGAAAGTATCTGAACCCTTAGAGCCTCGTTATGAGGACCCTAACTTGGAAAGGCAGCAGGTCAAGCTCAAGGCAAAGACTGAGTATAAATGCTCAGAATGTGGAAAGGGGTTCATCCAGCACTCAGACCTGATTATGCATGAAGGTACACACATACAAGGAAAGCTCTATGAATCTGAGGTGTGTCAGACTTCGAGTCCCACTGGACATCAGAAAATTCGCTCTAGAGAGAAAGGTCATCAGTGTCAcgagtgtgggaaagcctttcAGAGAAGTTCACACCTTGTTAGACACCAGAAAATCCATCTTGGTGAGAAGCCCTATCAGTGCAAAGAGTGTGGAAAGGTCTTTAGCCAGAATGCAGGCCTTTTGGAACACCTCAGGATCCATACTGGAGAGAAGCCTTACCTATGTATCCATTGTGGGAAGAACTTCAGGCGCAGCTCCCACCTCAACCGGCACCAGAGAGTCCATAGTCAGGAGGAGCCCTGTGAGTGCAAGGAGTGTGGAAAAACCTTCAGTCAGGCCCTTTTTCTCACTCACCACCAGCGAATCCATAGCCACTCCAGAAGCCATCACTGTAATGAGTGTGGAAAAGCCTTCAATTTGACCTCAGACCTGATTCGACATCACAggattcacactggagagaagccgTTCAAGTGTGACATATGCCAGAAAGCATTCCGACTGAACTCCCACCTGGCTCAGCATGTGCGGATCCACAATGAAGAAAAACCCTATCAGTGTAACGAATGTGGTGAAGCCTTCAGGCAGAGGTCGGGTCTTTTTCAGCATCAGAGATATCACCATAAAGACAGTCTGGCTTGA